The proteins below are encoded in one region of Amycolatopsis acidiphila:
- a CDS encoding ATP-binding protein: MDEFGYMELDKVGAKLLFQLFTDREERRAIAIATNAPFSEWPKTFTDQRLCRAVIDRMTFNGTIIETGSESYRAQSTQARLQEQQLAASENDGLIGALNRP; the protein is encoded by the coding sequence TTGGACGAGTTCGGCTACATGGAACTGGACAAGGTCGGCGCGAAACTGCTCTTCCAGCTTTTCACCGACCGCGAGGAACGCCGCGCGATCGCCATCGCGACCAACGCACCCTTCTCGGAATGGCCGAAAACCTTCACCGACCAGCGTCTCTGCCGCGCCGTGATCGACCGCATGACCTTCAACGGCACCATCATCGAGACCGGCAGCGAGTCCTACCGCGCCCAGAGCACCCAAGCCCGGCTGCAGGAACAACAACTCGCCGCGAGCGAGAACGACGGCCTGATCGGCGCCCTCAACCGCCCCTGA
- a CDS encoding ATP-binding protein — MDELGYLPLPGDGASALFQVINQRYLKSSTILTTNVGIADWATAFGDATVAAVISTSIFKYRL, encoded by the coding sequence TTGGACGAGCTCGGCTATCTGCCGCTGCCCGGCGACGGCGCGTCCGCGTTGTTCCAGGTGATCAACCAGCGCTACCTCAAGTCGTCCACGATCCTGACCACCAACGTCGGGATCGCTGACTGGGCAACAGCTTTCGGTGACGCGACCGTCGCCGCCGTTATCTCGACTTCGATCTTCAAATACCGCCTTTGA
- a CDS encoding DUF6262 family protein produces the protein MLADNPRHLAEHARQRHDQTLHRAQQALAELADAGEQVTVAQLANRAGVSRSWIYTQPALRDRIRQLQQHRASAGFVRDTATRATDDSLRQRLALAHERINQLRTENQQLRDALAHAHGQLRAARLSTGDR, from the coding sequence ATGCTTGCTGACAACCCCAGACACCTCGCCGAACACGCCCGTCAGCGCCACGATCAGACCCTGCACCGCGCCCAACAGGCGCTCGCCGAGCTGGCCGACGCCGGAGAACAGGTGACCGTTGCGCAACTTGCCAACCGGGCCGGCGTCTCGCGGTCATGGATCTACACCCAACCCGCATTGCGCGACCGGATCCGGCAGCTACAGCAGCATCGCGCCAGCGCTGGCTTCGTCCGCGACACCGCCACCCGGGCCACCGACGACTCACTGCGTCAACGTCTGGCCCTGGCGCACGAGCGAATCAACCAGCTCCGCACCGAGAACCAGCAACTCCGTGACGCCCTTGCCCACGCCCACGGCCAACTCCGCGCAGCCCGCCTCAGCACCGGTGATCGATAG
- a CDS encoding tyrosine-type recombinase/integrase has product MRQLHPIPHGDNDSGTDLAARLRPQFAQPVILVDPDDPVIGGPQCLVPVCDRLAVIFGKCSAHHQRWIEAGRPDDVETWAKSAPANRRWLHQPRKCAITTCHRSRREHGLCHSHASRWQKQGRAGLTQWIADGGGGPPLPAGDGCRFPDCCLEAEGEAGLCDHHRNRWIRADRPPIESWLLGCATFGQDRFDLRALPLKMRLEIAYAIQCRVDERRTITRPHSIRRLLRALPGGGVPSLLDRSPDSWMAYLGFSSERGYIERRFLLDAIGYLRDLVDGVGWDAEFPRDVWLLRRLGFPGRDTRFRFTGIEPIWLRQLTKRWARWRLSTGIAVATVGADIRAITLFAQSFPALQRGPEALTRELVEVHLAHLIERFPNPKSRTGQLSSLAGLLRAARQHGWESRLSAQVDLFPEDYPRLVKGPPRALSEAVMAQLEHPCVLARFADSRGRLLARILMSTGLRVGDGARLRLDCVVRDGQGAPYLRYTNHKMRRDAFVPIDTDLAEAIAVQQQAVLDEFDDPAVLLPRPTRNPDGKVAFSTATFRGELREWLRVSDVRDELGRAVHVAPHQWRHTFGTRLINNEVPQETVRRLLDHDSHAMTSHYARLSDTTIREQWERARKVNIAGEALATDTGPLADAVWMKNNLSRAKMALPNGYCSLPLQQKCEFANACLTCPVFVTTPEFLPQHRHQLEQTQDLIAQADRNGHQRLAEMNRTVEKNLLAIIDGLTTSDGCCGGGKSCACNGKSGSNAC; this is encoded by the coding sequence ATGAGGCAGCTGCACCCGATCCCGCACGGCGACAACGACTCCGGCACCGATCTGGCGGCCCGGCTGCGGCCGCAGTTCGCGCAACCGGTGATCCTGGTCGACCCCGACGACCCGGTGATCGGAGGGCCGCAGTGCCTGGTCCCGGTCTGCGACCGGCTCGCGGTGATCTTCGGCAAGTGCTCGGCCCACCATCAGCGCTGGATCGAGGCCGGCCGCCCCGACGACGTCGAGACCTGGGCGAAGTCGGCGCCCGCGAACCGGCGCTGGCTGCACCAGCCCCGGAAATGCGCGATCACGACCTGCCACCGCAGCCGCCGCGAGCACGGTCTCTGCCACTCCCACGCCAGTCGGTGGCAGAAACAGGGCCGCGCCGGGCTGACACAGTGGATCGCCGACGGCGGTGGCGGTCCGCCGCTGCCGGCCGGGGACGGCTGCCGGTTCCCCGACTGCTGCCTGGAGGCCGAGGGCGAGGCTGGATTATGTGACCATCACCGGAATCGGTGGATCCGCGCCGACCGGCCGCCGATCGAGTCCTGGCTCCTCGGTTGCGCGACGTTCGGGCAGGACCGGTTCGACCTGCGCGCCCTGCCGCTGAAGATGCGGCTGGAGATCGCCTACGCGATCCAATGCCGGGTCGACGAACGCCGCACGATCACCCGGCCGCACTCGATCCGGCGGCTGCTGCGAGCCCTGCCCGGCGGCGGCGTCCCCTCGCTGCTGGACCGCAGCCCCGATTCCTGGATGGCCTATCTCGGGTTCTCCAGCGAGCGCGGCTACATCGAGCGACGGTTCCTGCTGGACGCGATCGGCTATCTGCGTGATCTCGTCGACGGCGTTGGCTGGGACGCGGAGTTCCCGCGCGATGTGTGGCTGCTGCGCCGGCTCGGGTTCCCCGGCCGCGACACCCGGTTCCGGTTCACCGGGATCGAACCGATCTGGTTGCGGCAGTTGACGAAACGGTGGGCCCGCTGGCGATTATCCACCGGGATCGCCGTCGCGACCGTCGGCGCCGACATCCGCGCGATCACCCTGTTCGCGCAGTCGTTCCCGGCCCTGCAGCGCGGACCCGAAGCACTGACCCGGGAGCTGGTCGAGGTCCATCTGGCGCACCTGATCGAACGGTTTCCGAATCCGAAGAGCCGGACCGGTCAGCTCAGCAGCCTCGCCGGTCTGCTGCGCGCGGCCCGCCAACACGGCTGGGAATCCCGGCTGTCTGCTCAGGTTGACCTGTTTCCCGAGGACTACCCGCGCCTGGTCAAGGGGCCACCACGGGCGTTGTCGGAAGCGGTGATGGCCCAGCTTGAACACCCCTGCGTCCTCGCCCGCTTCGCCGACTCCCGCGGCCGGTTGTTGGCGCGGATCCTGATGAGCACTGGGCTGCGCGTCGGTGACGGCGCCCGGCTGCGGCTGGACTGCGTCGTCCGCGACGGCCAGGGCGCGCCTTACCTGCGCTACACCAACCACAAGATGCGCCGGGACGCGTTCGTCCCGATCGACACCGACCTGGCCGAGGCGATCGCCGTCCAGCAGCAGGCGGTGCTCGACGAGTTCGATGACCCGGCGGTCCTGCTGCCGCGGCCCACCCGCAACCCTGACGGCAAGGTGGCGTTCAGCACTGCAACCTTCCGGGGAGAACTGCGAGAGTGGTTGCGCGTCAGCGATGTCCGGGACGAACTCGGCCGCGCCGTCCATGTCGCGCCGCATCAATGGCGCCACACGTTTGGCACTCGCCTGATCAACAACGAGGTCCCGCAGGAGACCGTCCGTCGTTTGCTCGACCACGACTCGCACGCCATGACTTCGCACTATGCGCGGCTGTCGGACACGACCATCCGGGAGCAGTGGGAACGCGCTCGCAAAGTCAACATCGCCGGTGAGGCCTTGGCCACCGACACCGGTCCGCTGGCCGACGCTGTCTGGATGAAGAACAACCTCTCCAGGGCGAAGATGGCGCTGCCCAACGGCTACTGCTCCTTGCCGCTGCAGCAGAAGTGCGAGTTCGCCAATGCCTGTTTGACCTGCCCAGTTTTCGTCACGACGCCGGAGTTCCTGCCCCAGCATCGTCACCAGCTCGAGCAGACCCAAGACTTGATCGCCCAGGCCGACCGCAACGGACACCAGCGCCTTGCCGAGATGAATCGCACCGTCGAGAAGAACCTCCTGGCCATTATCGACGGCCTGACCACATCGGATGGCTGCTGCGGCGGCGGAAAGTCCTGCGCCTGCAACGGAAAAAGCGGCTCGAATGCTTGCTGA
- a CDS encoding IS1380 family transposase: MQVSHRFAEESAIFDDDHLVSLAGLVPVMTLAGQTRLPQLLAEKVSITQPRIASGTANPGPKLATVIAGMCAGADCIDDVDVVRSGGMTTLFGGVYAPSTVGTLLREFTFGHARQLESVLREHLTALCERVDLLPGTHKRVFVDIDSLLRPVYGHAKQGASYGHTKIAGKQVLRKGLSPLATTLSTEHGAPVIAGMRLRAGKTGSGKGAGRMVAQAIGTARAAGAGDILVRGDSAYGSRSVVRACRRAGARFSLVLTKNAAVRRVIAAIGEDAWTPVKYPGAVRDPDTGEWISDAEVAEIPYTAFASTADRVTARLIVRRVKDARYPDALFPVWRYHPFFTNTAEPTAAADITHRRHAVIETVFADLIDGPLAHLPSGRFGANSAWVLCAAIAHNLLRACGVLAGDRHGHARGATLRRRIVTVPARFARPQRRPVLHLPRHWPGATSWLRLWRSTIGFTPPSAMPI; the protein is encoded by the coding sequence GTGCAAGTTTCGCACAGGTTCGCCGAGGAGTCGGCGATATTCGACGATGACCATCTCGTGTCGCTGGCCGGTCTGGTGCCGGTGATGACGCTGGCCGGACAGACCAGACTGCCGCAACTGCTGGCGGAGAAGGTGTCGATCACCCAGCCGCGGATCGCGTCCGGGACGGCCAATCCGGGCCCGAAACTGGCCACGGTGATCGCGGGGATGTGCGCGGGCGCGGACTGTATCGACGATGTTGATGTTGTGCGCTCGGGCGGGATGACGACACTGTTCGGCGGGGTGTATGCGCCCTCGACGGTCGGAACCCTGTTGCGGGAGTTCACCTTCGGACACGCCCGCCAGCTGGAGTCGGTGCTGCGTGAACATCTGACGGCCTTGTGCGAGCGAGTCGATCTGCTGCCCGGCACTCACAAGCGGGTGTTTGTGGATATCGACTCGCTGTTGCGGCCGGTGTACGGGCATGCCAAGCAGGGCGCGTCCTACGGGCACACGAAGATCGCCGGGAAGCAGGTGCTCCGCAAAGGGCTTTCACCGTTGGCGACCACGCTGAGCACCGAGCACGGCGCGCCGGTGATCGCCGGGATGCGGTTGCGGGCCGGGAAGACCGGCTCCGGCAAGGGCGCCGGACGCATGGTCGCCCAGGCGATCGGGACCGCTCGTGCCGCCGGGGCCGGTGACATCCTCGTGCGGGGTGATTCCGCCTACGGCTCCCGGTCGGTAGTCCGCGCCTGCCGGCGGGCCGGGGCGCGATTCTCGCTGGTGCTGACCAAAAACGCCGCAGTGCGGCGGGTGATCGCGGCGATAGGTGAGGACGCGTGGACGCCGGTGAAATACCCCGGTGCGGTCCGTGACCCTGACACCGGGGAGTGGATCTCCGACGCCGAGGTCGCCGAAATCCCCTACACCGCGTTCGCCTCCACGGCCGACCGGGTCACCGCGAGGCTGATCGTGCGGCGTGTCAAAGACGCCCGCTACCCGGACGCGCTGTTCCCGGTCTGGCGATACCACCCGTTCTTCACCAACACCGCCGAACCGACCGCTGCCGCTGACATCACCCACCGCCGCCACGCGGTCATCGAAACCGTGTTCGCCGACCTCATCGACGGCCCCCTGGCGCACCTGCCCTCGGGCCGGTTCGGCGCCAACAGCGCGTGGGTGTTGTGCGCGGCGATCGCGCACAATCTGCTACGCGCCTGCGGTGTCCTGGCCGGCGACCGGCACGGCCACGCCCGCGGTGCCACCCTGCGCCGCCGCATCGTCACCGTCCCCGCCCGGTTCGCGCGCCCGCAGCGCCGACCGGTCCTGCACCTGCCCCGCCACTGGCCCGGGGCCACGTCAT